The Mercurialis annua linkage group LG2, ddMerAnnu1.2, whole genome shotgun sequence genome contains a region encoding:
- the LOC126667102 gene encoding electron transfer flavoprotein subunit beta, mitochondrial: protein MKILVAVKRVIDYAVKIRVKPDKSGVETQNIKMSMNPFCEIALEEALRIKEAGLASEIVAVSMGPKQCVDTLRTGLAMGADRGIHVEANEALVPLTVAKIFQALVGLEKPGLIIMGKQAIDDDCNQTGQMVAGLLGWPQGTFASKVLLDKEKQVATVEREVDGGLETLCLDLPAVITTDLRLNQPRYATLPNIMKAKSKVIKKYTPQELNIETKSDIEVVEVTEPPKRKAGVIVSSVDELIDKLKNEAHVI, encoded by the exons ATGAAGATATTGGTGGCCGTGAAACGAGTCATAGATTACGCAGTCAAGATCAGAGTCAAGCCCGACAAG AGTGGAGTGGAGACACAGAATATAAAGATGTCGATGAACCCGTTTTGTGAAATCGCTTTAGAGGAGGCACTTAGAATTAAGGAAGCTGGATTGGCATCTGAGATTGTTGCTGTTAGTATGGGTCCTAAGCAATGTGTTGATACGCTGCGTACTGGTCTTGCTATGGGTGCTGACCGAGGGATTCATGTGGAGGCTAATGAAGCTTTGGTTCCACTCACTGTGGCTAAGATTTTTCAGGCTCTTGTGGGTTTGGAGAAACCTGGTTTGATTATCATGGGCAAACAG GCGATTGATGATGATTGTAATCAAACAGGGCAAATGGTGGCTGGGTTGTTAGGTTGGCCTCAAGGGACATTTGCTTCAAAG GTTTTGCTTGATAAGGAGAAACAAGTAGCAACAGTAGAAAGAGAGGTGGATGGTGGTCTCGAGACCCTGTGTCTCGATTTACCTGCAGTAATCAC TACTGATTTGAGACTGAACCAGCCGAGGTATGCGACTCTGCCGAACATTATGAAAGCAAAATCCAAGGTCATAAAAAAGTACACTCCACAAGAGTTGAACATTGAAACGAAATCTGATATCGAGGTCGTTGAAGTTACAGAGCCACCAAAGCGAAAAGCCGGAGTTATTGTTTCTTCTGTGGATGAATTGATTGACAAGCTTAAAAATGAAGCTCATGTCATTTGA